One genomic window of Aptenodytes patagonicus chromosome 3, bAptPat1.pri.cur, whole genome shotgun sequence includes the following:
- the SERTAD4 gene encoding SERTA domain-containing protein 4, with protein sequence MTLVLPMQRLGRPIAAEGAADLAAYRALWEPPCCGRPGPAAPPPPAPPAPGPPAAGSHYRGISNPVTTSKITYFKRKYVEEEDFHPPLSSCTHKTISVFEERAHILYMSLEKLKFIDDPEVYLRRSVLINNLMKRIHGEIIMQNNWCFSACSFSGTSPQEWFVPQDCPYRKRLRMAKEEYEKLHTCCFYQECGSHYLNLPYSVNASTENTSSSSSSSSSSSSSSSSSSPPISLPSCSQQVDYDIGSASSYRSDDQIPANEIFVTNATSHSNQEKAKFNDEKGGNEPERESVALNCEPVRGIHALECKGKFYDYFETGCNDKSNISESWKKSLRKKESLPSNKMCCSKGSKI encoded by the exons ATGACCCTGGTGCTGCCCATGCAGCGGCTGGGCCGCCCCATCGCCGCCGAGGGAGCCGCCGACCTCGCCGCCTACCGCGCCCTCTGGGAGCCGCCCTgctgcggccgccccggccccgccgccccgccgcccccggccccgccggcccccgggccCCCCGCCGCAG GATCGCATTACAGGGGAATTTCAAATCCTGTAACAACATCCAAGATCACAtactttaaaaggaaatatgTGGAAGAAGAGGATTTTCATCCACCGCTCAGCAGCTGTACACATAAA ACAATCTCCGTGTTTGAGGAGCGGGCCCATATTCTTTACATGTCGTTGGAAAAGCTGAAATTCATTGATGATCCTGAAGTCTACCTGCGGAGATCTGTCCTCATCAACAATCTAATGAAGAGAATCCACGGAGAAATCATCATGCAGAACAACTGGTGCTTCTCCGCCTGCTCCTTCAGCGGCACCTCGCCACAAGAGTGGTTTGTGCCTCAGGACTGTCCGTACAGAAAACGCCTTCGGATGGCAAAGGAGGAGTACGAGAAGCTCCACACGTGCTGCTTCTATCAAGAGTGTGGCAGTCACTATTTAAATCTACCCTACTCTGTTAATGCTAGTACAGAAaatacttcctcctcttcctcctcctcctcctcctcctcctcctcctcctcctcttcctccccccccatttctttGCCAAGCTGTTCCCAGCAGGTGGATTATGACATTGGCAGTGCCTCTTCCTACAGGAGTGATGACCAGATACCTGCTAATGAAATATTCGTCACTAATGCCACGTCTCACAGTAATCAGGAAAAGGCAAAATTTAATGACGAGAAAGGAGGTAATGAACCCGAGCGAGAGAGCGTCGCCCTAAACTGTGAACCTGTAAGAGGCATCCATGCTCTCGAATGCAAAGGCAAATTTTATGACTATTTTGAGACTGGATGTAATGACAAGAGCAACATAAGTGAATCCTGGAAAAAATCCTTAAGGAAAAAGGAATCTTTACCAAGTAATAAAATGTGCTGCAGCAAAGGAAGTAAAATATGA